The genome window TATGACTTGTTTTTCATGCATTATCAGGTGCTTACAACATTTTCTACTGGTTGAGAGAGGaatcagtcactacagtagaTTGATTTAGGATGGACTATTTTACTGTTGGAAGGTTtttaattaccgtaacatctatgctcaTTTCTGTTAGGCTGTCTTTGGCATCTGGCCTTACTGTATGTGTTAGTACCAGGCTAGCAGACTTTTGATAGGttaaattatatggtttggttgaacattttagtgtttgaacaatttaaattttaaatttttgatTCCCTGTAGTTGCACAGTAAACTACAGAAGTGGCAAACGAATGAACAGCTTGAGGcgacatggtggacgactggttagcacatccgcatcacagttctgaggaccggggttcaaatcctgtgtggagtttgtatcttctcctcgtgcctgtgtgtgttttctccgggttctccggtttcctcccacatccccaaaacatgcagggtaggttacttgaagacatctaaattacccgtaggtgtgaatgtgagtacgaatggttgttcgtttctatgtgcccttgcgattgtctggcgaccagttcagggtgtaccccgcctctcgcccgaagatagctgggataggctccagcaccctagtgcacccgcgaccctagtgaggataagcggaatggaagaggAATGaattaacagcttgaagcaagcacacatCGCCACTTATTTGGAGAATTGTGAGTGAGGAAATACTTTACAATTCGTGTTTTAATGAGTTtaagtgtttaaagtgtgtagGAGGGGGGAAAACtatcaaaaaaagtttttttatatggtctctctacaTTGTGGATGTTCACCTATCACAGGTGGGTCTAGAACATATCCCTCGTGATAAACTGGGGTTCATTGTACACACTGAATTAATGTTTGGTGTGGAGTGTTGTTGCTCCTCACTTCCCCACAGAACAGTCACATAATTGCGGCATAATAACAGGTTACGAtgacaatgtactgtaaatatgcgTAGGTCAGCCTATTGGGTTCCTGGAAGGTTAATTCTACCCTTGCGGGAGAAGTCATACCTGTTCTCACACGGTACGTGAGGGAAGGAAGAGGCATTTCTGCTTGTGTATAGGAGGTCCTCAGGCCAGATGTGTATGACAACTGGCTGTGTTCTACCCCGTATTTCTTGCCAGTCCTTTCTGGAGACACTGCAATGTCATGAACATAAATGAGGATTACTACAACAGGTGGGAAAACACAGTCTGAGACAATAAATCAACACCTCCCTCAAATAAATCCATTTGACAGAATtgttcacacacagacattatCTAGTTAACTAGTGAGTCCATTTGGACTCTGTTGCTAATCAAAACAACAGCACCTACCCAGATGCATCTCTCAGGTAAATAGAAGTGTGGAGTTTTACCAAATGTTGACAACAATTTCCCTGTGCAGTATTAAAGATAATCTCATGCCACGTGGTGAAGGTATTTTTAATCACAACTGTGCTGTCCTTGAGAATGTCTGTCCATGTTTATGATTCACGGTGCGATGCGACTCATTTGTTTCGCCCTGTGCAAACGATTTTTTGACTTAATAGtcctttttatgttttaaatgcCCCTATTTTCACTTTCTAAAACTGTAATATACCcaacattgtttaatattagTTAGGGCTGGGTAGTGTCAAGAACCTCAGGATTCGATTCGGTATTGATTGACTCAGTGAGTAGAAATACAAATAGAGTACTTGTTGAAACGTTAACATTTAATTCTTAAgcaatactgtaaaaaaaaaatctgaaaataaaaatatgcacaataataataaaaaaaattgtgcatatggattacaaaagtaaaaaaacatgacagttctGTATGAACACTGAAAAAGTAAAGTGCATATTAATTGAATGTAAATATCTGGTTTAAACTATGTGGAAGTGTACTCGACTTAGAGATGGCTTTGCGAGTCTTCCCCACATGCGCATGTACACAAGCACTCCAGTTGCATTTTTcttaaatcaaatcatctgtaagccaccccccccccccccccccgaccccccacAACCCTCTCGCTATGACTCTTTAGGGTCCGCTCGCTTGTTATTTAGGCAGCTTAACCTTAACCACACGTTCACCCCCTGGCGGTTAGCTGACTACTGCTTGAGAAAGTGCTTTATTAGATATGCAGCAGAAcctacattttaaatatggtcGACGATCAGGTTAATTGAATTATGGCAGCCAAATCGTGATCATGATTAAAATTCGACTAATCATACAGCCCGAGCTGATTAATACCGCCTCGCTGTAGGCCATGAGTGCGGAGGACACACACAGCATGTGAGACGGggaatggcttgatttttcacgattttgaagcgTCATTTTATATTCATGACAAGGTTTTCAATCATTTAAATTGGCAGGATTgttaccagggcagaattttTTGTTATTCGCAGAAGAGCTCACTCCCCATCCTTACTGTATTTTTGGTGGTGCTATTAGAATTAAGCACTCACCCGTTCTCCTCTTCTTGTGGGACACAAGAGGCAGAAGGTCGTGTCGGGTGAGGACTCTGAGGAGCTTCAGAAGCGGATCCAGGTTGCCTTCACTGATGTACCCTCGTCTCTCCAGTTCCAGCAGCAACTCCAGGCCATTCCTGGGCTTGCACCAGGCAACCGTGGGCTGTGGGGAGCCTTGTGACTGCAAGCGCCTCCATGCCGCCAGTAGCTTAGGACTCGGGGCCTCACCAGTGTCGGGCGGGTCTTCCTCGTTGGGTTGCACCGTCCAGCTGGCTGGGTCCAAGGGGTGAACAGAGGCGCAGGTTTCACTCACGAGGAAGGAGAGCACGTCGACGTCAGTGTCCGTCAGCTGAGAGCCGACGACTTCAAAGACCTCATGGAGGGACAGCATCCCATAAAAACCGAGGCACTCTGTTTCATCCCAGTAAAGTGACTGTTTCAGCACAGAGCCGGCGGCCATGGCGACGTCACCCAGCCCCCTTTATACTTTATAACCTGTGTTAAGAGAATTAGGGCGGAAAATATAACGACAACAAAAACCCAACTTTATATCGACAATGCCCAGTTTGGAGCATTTGACACCAGTAGCTTGTGGTTTATGGTAAAAACGCAGTGCACAAGCCTGCCAATGGACTCAAGTaatgcatccattcattttctacattaCCACTTACACTAGTATTTGTGGGAAATAGGGACCAAGCCCGACAGCGAATAATGAAAAACTATTAATAATTGACACCTCCCACCCCCACTAATTTTTTAATAGTTAAATCATAAATATACCAGAAACGACAATCCCAAAACAGTTTGACATAATTTTGAAACCCCGTTTACaatattacccttaaaaataaacggcttacagatgattttatTTGGGAAAAAAGCACCAGGAGTGCAATTGAAGACTTTCAGTAATTACCacgaacaacccaggctaaaaaTAGCTCCTCCCTGACGTACAGAGCTTGTTTCTCAGGCGAGATgtatatcacttcaacatacttccttgacaccaaatcCTGTTTAGACGCCTTAGGCAGCATCTTGTGGTAATCATCCGCGACACTGcggttcttgcttcacggtcccgcgacagtggggcaaaataagtatttagtcagtcaccaattgtgcaagttctcccacttaaaaagatgagacatgcctgtaattttcatctttGGTATACCACACCTGAGAAAcaaaatgcagagaaaaagaaagaaaatgcagaaaatcactgtctggtttttaaagaatattagcaaatgatggtggaaaataagtatttggtcactaacaaaagttcatctcaatactttgttatataccctttgttggcaatgacagcggtcaaacgttttctgtaagtcttcacaaggtgaAGACTTacaataccagcaacagtgtcacacactgttgctggtattttggcccagtgatgttttggggctgtcgttGGGCAActcagactttcaactccctcccaACATTTTCTACAGGGTTGAGATCTTGAGACTGGCAAGGCCACTCCAGGAAcctgaaatgcttcttacgaagccactccttcgttgcccaggcggtgtgtttgggatcattgtcatgctgaaagacccagccacgtttcatcttcaatgcccttgctgatggaaggaggttttcactcaaaatctcacgatacatggccccattcattctttccgttacacggatcagtcgtcctggtccctttgcagaaaaacagccccagagcatgatgtttccacccccatgcttcacagtaggtatggtgttctttggatgcaactcagcattcttttttCTCCAGacacaagttgagtttttaccaaaaagttctattttagTTTAATCTGACCATATGagattctcccaatcctcttctggatcatccaaatgctctctagcaaacttcagatgggcctggacatgtactagcttaagcagggagacgcatctggcactgcaggatttgagtgcCTGGCAGCGTAGTGTGTTAccgatggtagcctttgttactttcgtcccagctctctgcaggtcattcacaaggtccccccctgtgtggttctgggatttttgctcactgttccttttctttttttttttttctttcgtggCGCcccaggtctacaattttgtttctggtgtcctttgacagctctttggtcttggccatagtggagtttggagtgtgacagtttgaggttgtggacaggtatTTTTtgtactgataacgagttcaaacaggtgccattaatagaGGTAACgaatggaggacagaggagcctcttgaagaagttacaggtctgtgagagccagaaatcttgcttgtttgtaggtcaccaaattcttattttccaccataatttgctaataaattatttaaaaattagaatgtgattttctggatttttttccccctcattttgtctctcctcagtgaggtatacctatgatgaaaattacggGCCTTATCTTTTTAAGTTGGAGAACtttcacaattggtggctgactaaatacttttttgccccactatacattacaaaaatggatTACAGATGTTACACGTATCTttaatcttttatactgtttgtacaatatttttgtgttatccattgctcttgctcaaTATATTATGagtttacagtgggtacggaaggttttcagacccccttaaatttttcactgttatattgcagccatttgttaaaatcatttaagttaattttttccttcattaatgtacactcagcactccatattgactgaaaaacaaacttaacggttgaaatttttgctgattttatatatcacacagccataagtattcagaccctttgctgtgacactcatatttaactcggctgctgtccatttcttctgatcatccttgagatggttctacaccttcattggagtccagctgtgtttgattatactgattaggaaagccacacaccagTCTATACAAGACCTTtcagttcacagtgcatgtcagagcaaatgagaattatgaCATCGAAGGAACTGCCTGGAGACCTCAGAGACAGacttgtggcaaggcacagctctggccaaggttacaaaaacatttctgctgcacttaaggttcctacgagcacagtggcctccataatcctgggatgtaagacgtttgggacgatcagaacccttcctagagctggccattaGGCCAGACTGAGCAATTGGTGGAGAAGAcacttggtgagagaggtaaagaagaacccaaagatcactgtggctgagctccagagatgcagtcgggagattggagaaagttctagaaagtcaaccatcactgaagccctccaccagtcggggctttatggcagattAGCTCGACGGAAGAGTCTCCTCAgggcaagacacatgaaagcccgcatggagtttgctaaaaaaaacaaaacctgaaggactccaagatggtggaAAATATGATTCGCTGGtccgatgagaccaagatagaaattaaatgttaaagtttcaactccatgactgttcttgaatggcccagcaagAGCCCCAActaaaacccaattgagcatctctggaaagacctgaaaatggctgcccaccaacgttcaccatgcaacctgacagaaatggagaggatctgcaaggaggaatgacagatgatcccaaaatccaggtgtgaaaaacttgttgcatcattcccaaaaagactcatggctgtattatagCTCAAAAGCTTCTactcaatactgagcaaagggtctgaatacttatggctagttaactttccctaaaaTGTCCCAGTTGTTGAATCTACAAAGAAAAAGCTGTTCGGCCACCGGCTCGCTGTGTCGTGAGCGGTGCGTCGGGTGTTACTgcaacaatgaaaatttatcAAGTAcgggaaaaaaagtcttgtgtccattgtatttatgaaaCGATAAATCTCCCCTACTGTTCTTCATGttttactagactttacaccgatctgatcggcttgatcggtatcggccaataattagcattttatgctgattggctttaatgtcataattcgtcgaTCCGATCATCGgcgccgcaaaagacatttactccgcatcacCGTTGTATAGAgtatatttgaatgcaaaagctagtttatttttagcctcgtcacgtgtcttttgaagttatttacgatcactgggctttgtcaaatcaaactcGACTGGATACATTCGTTACCACGGctacgacaacaacaatggattgcgtgtgtgtattgtgttggtcaaaaaagaacaaaatgggggaaaatgtgtggtggtggtggtcaccggtgcgtgggagaagacgttcgttcaaggactgcttgaggtatgttcacgtactcttaatacgatacggctcacaagcagccaacaaaacgttatgtagcctcgcaagcactaatggttgtacgtaaacatgccagcgttctgtcgaaccAGGTTCGaaggtttcggtgtgtgtgaagtaatttaattacaataaagtaatttaattagagtaagttagcacccattatttctgtcacgttgtaatgttggtttgacctgactgattagtatacatgacctgacgagagaatattttttaagatactcagtatagagtacacaagtatatacagtaaatgaagccatcagacatgcaaacaccaaaggtttgaaaaaggtgacagaccaaagaaaaaaaaaagccacacttTCGTTAGTACTCATAATTAAAAGAGACACTCCGCATCCCGCAGCATTATTGATATGTTAGTAAAGTAGACTAACGTTAAGCTCATTTATTTGCGTTATGTTAACTTCTGTCTCCTGGGTCACGCCGTCATAATGGGCAGAGAGAAAGGTCTGTGTTACAACGAATGGGTGCTCGCCTTgcctttttcctctcttttctcAATTCAGCGTCACATTTTACAACCACTCTCTGCCCGCTCATCAATCGAATGCTTCAATTCCGTGTACACGCGTCGGTGACATAAGCACATTGTGTCACATACGCCACTGCCTGCTTCCGTCTTCGCAAACCTCTCCGCAGTAAACttgatttgcagttttgctttaatATGTTTTATTCATGCGCAAAATGCAAATTCTGACCTGCAAACTGCGATGCGAGACCGCTTAGTTGGAGCCTTGCACATACATAGATAAGCAATGTTGTGTGTCAGCGGACGCTCATTCGCAAAACTTTTTGCGTCGctcatcatttttgtgcatcagGGATGCGGgatgcacatcaaacgagatccctgagcTAGTAAAAGATTCcacagagaagaaaaaaaacatcaataaggGAATTTGTGAATATTGAACTGCGAATACGCATGGAATTACTGTATATCGCAAAAAGCTTATCAATCTCTAGCTGGGGATTTAGCTGTACCTTAGGTTGAGCAGCTAGCCACCACCATCTGATCAGCTGTTTAACTTCCTAAAAGAATaaactgtacaactcaattgaaaaaaattaatattttttgagggggaagctaaaataaacaactgagataatgctTACAACTATAGATGCGGCTgagttcagaattaaccaatcacattcgaACTCATGTTCAAAGGTAGTCAGTGCACACCTGCCACCGTTTAAAGtgtctgattaaccccaaatataGCGAAGCTGTTTCCTGATATTTTTTTGTCGTCGTATCTTGCAGCACAAGTCATGGTCCGCAGAGAAGCGGTAGTAAACCGACTAGCAAAAACTGCGACATCAGCCaatcctttaaaaaataaaaatcaatcaatcaatcataaaataaaatgttaaaaaagtaacaaaaattcCCAGCGCTGACAAATGACACCAAACCTGTGAGTGacacaaaaacattcccatgaatacatttttgactGTCGTACGTTTTCTCACTCGTACACCAGAAATGACTAACAACTCAACATTTATCGAGTACATATCTCAATGTTATGCTTACAGAGCGTAGCTTGAGTTCCACTTGCACGGGATAATGAAACTGGTGAAAGCTAGCGTCGCGCTGAACGGGACTTCGTTAGAAGGCGCTTGATTCAATAAGTTCAAAGTTTATGGCTCACGAAGCTGTATACATTAAACTGCCATTACGTTTAAAAGGCGATATTTACGGAGACAGTGGAGCAAAATAACTAACCAACCTGGTTATATGCCTGTCAACTTCCTGGACGAACACTAACGTTAAGAAACTGGCCAATCACAGCTCGAGTTATCGTGAGACCCGTCGCCTCTATTCGCTGGTTTAGTGTCAGCTTTTTTTTCACTGTCTCCCAACAGTTAAGGCGGGGAGAGGAAGCGGCAGCTGACCTCGGGTCGGTTATTGAAATAGGTTTTTTTCCGCCGGAGAGGCGTGCTCAGAGACCTCGCAACAATGTTGCTGATCTGGTATCAGATTTTTATTCATCGTCTTGTCAAAGTACAAAAATGAGGGTCGAACAAACAGCTGATCTCAAGTCGGTTATGTGAACTATGCTTAAGATGAGACGAAGATGAGTTTTATTTCATGTCTCCTTTGCAGTAAATCCAAAGAAAAACGCCATAACTGATTTCAGGTCGGTGATTTAAAAATCATTGTTTCAGCT of Phycodurus eques isolate BA_2022a chromosome 4, UOR_Pequ_1.1, whole genome shotgun sequence contains these proteins:
- the dedd1 gene encoding death effector domain-containing 1 isoform X2, which codes for MAAGSVLKQSLYWDETECLGFYGMLSLHEVFEVVGSQLTDTDVDVLSFLVSETCASVHPLDPASWTVQPNEEDPPDTGEAPSPKLLAAWRRLQSQGSPQPTVAWCKPRNGLELLLELERRGYISEGNLDPLLKLLRVLTRHDLLPLVSHKKRRTVSPERTGKKYGVEHSQLSYTSGLRTSYTQAEMPLPSLTYRVRTGSDPIVRGPSMRKRRRKRGNGWSRKPKKAKRLPLALPQKASCNVRLRVRAEYLEHESALRNGVSSDKRQPLERQFELFSQADSLLHARDLGAIMCDIKFTELANLEAFWVDYLSGALLEALKGVFITESLRVAAGSEGVRLLISVDQDDYEEGRRVLRAGRMLLSSTGGHKNNH